A window of the Nitrospira sp. genome harbors these coding sequences:
- a CDS encoding SUMF1/EgtB/PvdO family nonheme iron enzyme produces the protein MSRILISYRREDSADVTGRIYDRLVQQFGAGSIFKDVDSIPFGVDFRKYLDEQVAKCDVFLAVIGRDWVKKRGSKGKSRLDDPGDFVRIEVESALKRQIPVIPVLVSRAAIPPADRLPESIRDLSYRHGIEVRPDPDFHRDMDRLIEYLKQQVRAQSEPQPKPDEQSKHDFKERKLGHSAAPVEMVIVPKGPFLYGEQKTRESIDYDYWIDKYPVTNQQYGAFITARGYENQHYWSSEGWEWKTKNNITDPRYWNDVKWNKADHPVVGVTYYEAEAFAKWTGKRLPTEQEWEKAARGKDGWEYPWGDQFNKEKCNSVKTGLSLTTPVTQYPKGVSPHGCCDMAGNVWEWCTSWYEQAAGRRVVRGGSWGNKPEFLRASLRYGSSVGGRDSGIGFRLAQDIP, from the coding sequence ATGTCACGGGGCGGATCTACGACCGGCTCGTCCAACAGTTCGGCGCAGGGTCAATCTTCAAGGATGTCGATTCCATTCCATTCGGGGTCGATTTTCGGAAGTATTTGGATGAGCAGGTCGCCAAGTGCGATGTCTTCCTCGCGGTGATTGGGCGGGATTGGGTGAAAAAACGGGGCAGTAAGGGCAAGTCCAGACTCGATGACCCGGGAGATTTCGTCCGCATTGAGGTCGAGTCGGCGCTCAAGCGCCAGATTCCTGTGATTCCAGTACTGGTCAGTAGGGCTGCCATCCCACCCGCTGATCGGCTCCCGGAGAGCATTCGAGATTTGTCCTACCGTCACGGCATCGAGGTACGTCCTGATCCCGATTTTCACCGGGACATGGATCGATTGATCGAGTATCTCAAGCAACAGGTTCGTGCCCAAAGCGAACCTCAGCCGAAACCGGATGAGCAATCTAAACATGATTTCAAAGAGAGGAAGCTAGGCCACTCTGCCGCGCCAGTGGAGATGGTGATCGTGCCGAAAGGGCCATTCTTGTACGGTGAACAGAAAACTCGTGAATCGATCGACTATGACTATTGGATAGACAAGTATCCCGTAACCAACCAGCAGTATGGAGCATTCATCACGGCTCGCGGCTATGAAAATCAGCACTACTGGTCATCTGAAGGGTGGGAGTGGAAAACCAAGAATAACATCACAGATCCTCGATATTGGAATGACGTGAAATGGAACAAAGCAGATCATCCTGTGGTGGGTGTGACTTACTATGAGGCAGAAGCCTTTGCCAAGTGGACTGGCAAGCGGCTCCCGACCGAGCAGGAATGGGAAAAGGCTGCACGGGGCAAAGATGGATGGGAGTACCCCTGGGGGGACCAGTTCAACAAGGAGAAATGCAACAGCGTGAAGACAGGTCTTAGCCTCACGACGCCGGTGACTCAGTATCCCAAGGGAGTCAGTCCCCATGGGTGCTGTGACATGGCAGGGAATGTTTGGGAATGGTGTACGAGTTGGTACGAACAAGCAGCCGGCCGGCGCGTGGTCCGCGGTGGTTCCTGGGGTAACAAACCGGAGTTCTTGCGTGCATCGCTCCGGTACGGGAGCAGCGTCGGCGGCCGGGACTCCGGCATCGGCTTCCGCCTTGCCCAGGACATTCCATAA
- a CDS encoding transposase produces MMQPVLNVGVDVAKDAVVVACAEHSFPVQRIPNQRAPLRTWLKSLPAGSRIGLESTSTYHELLAALAQAHGYTVFLLNPLDTRHYAKAMGNRAKTDRVDAELIARLIAQEHTPLRA; encoded by the coding sequence ATGATGCAACCCGTTCTGAATGTCGGCGTGGATGTGGCCAAAGACGCCGTTGTGGTCGCATGTGCCGAGCACAGTTTTCCGGTCCAGCGTATTCCCAATCAGCGGGCCCCCTTGCGGACATGGCTGAAATCTCTCCCAGCCGGCAGCCGCATCGGCTTGGAATCCACCAGCACCTATCATGAATTGCTGGCGGCCCTGGCGCAGGCCCACGGGTATACCGTCTTCCTGCTGAACCCGTTGGATACTCGGCACTACGCCAAGGCCATGGGCAACCGGGCCAAAACCGACCGGGTGGATGCGGAATTGATTGCCCGACTCATCGCGCAAGAGCACACGCCCTTGCGTGCCTAG
- a CDS encoding transposase has product MRNLGGFAAELKAVMSKLEALIAKIDTAMAAIAAGSPQHQEAQHRLQTIVGVGPLVGLSLTNTLERVPFRKADAFVAFTGLDPRANDSGQKAGRRRLSKRGPAELRRLLFNAAMSAVKTTVWKPIYESYRTQGWSTTASLVIIARKIARTAWSIHHYRTTFNPERITKCLT; this is encoded by the coding sequence ATGCGCAATCTGGGCGGCTTTGCCGCCGAACTCAAGGCCGTGATGAGCAAATTGGAGGCGTTGATTGCCAAGATTGATACGGCCATGGCTGCGATTGCGGCTGGTTCGCCCCAACACCAGGAGGCCCAACATCGGTTGCAAACCATTGTGGGCGTCGGTCCCCTGGTAGGCCTCAGCTTGACCAATACGTTGGAGCGCGTACCGTTTCGCAAGGCGGATGCCTTCGTCGCTTTCACCGGGTTGGATCCGCGGGCGAATGACTCGGGACAGAAAGCCGGTCGCCGCCGCTTGTCCAAACGCGGCCCGGCCGAGTTGCGCCGCTTGCTGTTTAACGCTGCGATGTCGGCCGTCAAAACTACCGTCTGGAAACCGATCTACGAATCGTACCGCACGCAAGGCTGGAGTACGACCGCCTCGTTGGTGATCATCGCTCGCAAAATCGCCCGGACCGCGTGGTCTATTCATCATTACCGGACAACATTTAATCCAGAGCGAATAACAAAATGCTTGACATGA
- a CDS encoding DUF6516 family protein, whose protein sequence is MPNGRLVLHTKYIDEVGVITEMKVYQVPRTVNTPRGYKYSLVYVFNGQRLVGYDNHERKGDHRHHRDETVPYVFTSIETLVKDFLADAAAMR, encoded by the coding sequence ATGCCGAATGGCAGATTGGTTCTCCATACCAAGTACATTGACGAGGTTGGAGTCATCACCGAAATGAAGGTCTATCAGGTCCCAAGAACGGTGAACACGCCACGAGGTTACAAGTATTCTCTGGTGTATGTCTTCAATGGTCAGCGACTGGTTGGCTACGACAATCATGAACGGAAAGGAGATCACCGGCACCATCGGGATGAGACGGTCCCATATGTATTTACGTCTATCGAGACGTTGGTGAAAGATTTTCTCGCGGACGCGGCGGCCATGAGATAA
- a CDS encoding DUF4231 domain-containing protein, whose protein sequence is MNNLSKTTDHESMRAEMDKLIASLDLPELNKEFMRARWLELVIWMDGKAQESVWWYRRLRLATIIGGVIVPSLVSLNFSSEMQGLVQAITFIVSLVVAMSAAVEEFFRYGERWRHYRRMTESLKSEGWQFLQLSGSYANQTHIQAYPAFATRVEALSREEVESYITQVFKDKKEADEKTSSVT, encoded by the coding sequence ATGAATAATCTAAGCAAGACGACAGACCATGAGTCCATGCGGGCCGAGATGGACAAGCTCATCGCATCCCTGGATTTGCCGGAACTGAACAAGGAGTTTATGCGGGCGCGGTGGTTGGAGCTGGTCATTTGGATGGATGGGAAGGCGCAGGAGTCCGTCTGGTGGTATCGCAGGCTGCGTCTGGCGACGATCATCGGCGGCGTGATCGTACCGTCGCTGGTCAGCCTGAACTTCAGCAGCGAGATGCAAGGGCTGGTTCAAGCGATCACGTTCATCGTCAGCCTTGTGGTGGCGATGAGTGCGGCCGTGGAGGAGTTCTTTCGCTATGGCGAGCGGTGGCGGCACTATCGCCGGATGACCGAGTCGCTCAAGAGCGAAGGCTGGCAGTTTCTCCAGCTGAGCGGAAGCTACGCCAACCAGACCCATATTCAAGCCTATCCAGCCTTCGCGACGCGGGTTGAGGCGCTGAGCCGCGAAGAGGTTGAGTCCTACATCACACAGGTGTTCAAGGACAAAAAGGAGGCGGACGAGAAGACATCTTCCGTGACATGA
- a CDS encoding toll/interleukin-1 receptor domain-containing protein: MDSPVRKVFLSYARADREHAQKLGDRLRQAGLEVWDPEQELLPGSDFAADLEKALNRAEAIVLFVSPDAMESRWVSHEIEYALGAKHLRGRLIPVVVRPTEQMPWILKTLQMIRYEEPGKTSRRIVELLTHPQDTRETKRRQAN; this comes from the coding sequence ATGGATAGTCCAGTTAGGAAAGTGTTTCTGAGTTATGCACGGGCTGATCGAGAGCATGCCCAAAAACTTGGTGACCGTTTGCGGCAAGCCGGTTTGGAGGTTTGGGATCCCGAGCAGGAACTGCTTCCCGGCTCGGATTTCGCCGCGGATCTGGAGAAAGCGTTGAATAGGGCTGAGGCGATCGTCCTGTTCGTTTCGCCTGATGCCATGGAATCCCGGTGGGTATCTCATGAAATCGAATATGCATTAGGAGCCAAACATTTACGCGGACGGCTGATTCCGGTTGTCGTCCGCCCAACCGAGCAAATGCCCTGGATTCTGAAAACCCTCCAGATGATCCGTTACGAGGAGCCCGGCAAGACCAGCCGACGCATTGTTGAATTGCTGACCCACCCCCAAGATACCCGTGAAACGAAGCGTCGCCAAGCCAACTGA
- a CDS encoding toll/interleukin-1 receptor domain-containing protein — protein sequence MKRSVAKPTEVFLSHSSKNLAFASRLAKTLSAHRVGTFFSKKNIQGAQQWHDEIGAALKRCDWFVVVLSPHSVSSKWVKHELIYALQAHRFKERIVPILYKTCDADKLSWTLSSFQWIDFRKDFDQGCYELLRIWNIKYGR from the coding sequence GTGAAACGAAGCGTCGCCAAGCCAACTGAAGTCTTCCTGTCACATTCCAGCAAGAATCTCGCCTTTGCGAGTCGGTTGGCGAAGACGCTCAGCGCCCATCGCGTGGGGACCTTCTTCAGCAAGAAGAATATCCAAGGCGCTCAACAATGGCATGATGAAATCGGAGCCGCGTTGAAACGATGCGACTGGTTTGTGGTCGTGCTCTCGCCGCATTCGGTCTCCTCCAAGTGGGTCAAGCATGAATTGATCTATGCTTTGCAAGCACACCGCTTCAAGGAGCGGATCGTTCCGATCCTGTACAAGACCTGCGATGCGGACAAACTCTCATGGACTCTTTCCAGCTTTCAATGGATTGACTTTCGAAAAGATTTTGATCAAGGTTGTTACGAACTCTTACGTATCTGGAACATCAAATATGGTCGTTAG
- a CDS encoding caspase family protein encodes MAKRAVLIGINKYRVPGSDLNGCVNDVKNLSGVLKSYYGFADKDIATLTDLKATKKAMQSAIQKLIASGKKGDVLLLHYSGHGSNVPDDNGDEADHRDEILCPTDLDWKDTLRDDWLRKTFDKLRSGVSLTVIMDCCHSGSITRAITPPDAPRRERFLPCPLDLMATESGRKLRGVLRSQLGKAPRGRQRRSDIVHADIQELLITGCRDAQTSADADIGGTYNGALTYYLVEAIKEAEGKLTYRELHQQTVTKLKKNDFDQVPQLEGRKTSFDRQFLS; translated from the coding sequence ATGGCCAAACGAGCGGTGCTCATCGGGATCAACAAGTATCGGGTTCCTGGGTCGGATCTGAACGGCTGTGTCAATGACGTGAAGAACCTGAGTGGGGTGCTGAAGTCATACTATGGTTTTGCGGATAAAGACATCGCGACCCTTACCGATCTGAAGGCAACGAAGAAGGCGATGCAATCGGCGATCCAGAAACTGATTGCGAGCGGAAAGAAGGGCGATGTCCTGCTCCTCCATTATTCTGGGCATGGGTCGAATGTGCCGGATGACAACGGCGACGAAGCGGACCATCGGGATGAGATCTTGTGCCCGACCGATCTGGATTGGAAAGACACGCTGCGCGATGATTGGCTTCGAAAGACGTTCGATAAACTTCGATCGGGGGTGAGCCTCACGGTGATCATGGACTGTTGCCATTCCGGCAGCATCACTCGTGCTATCACGCCGCCGGATGCACCAAGAAGAGAGCGGTTCCTTCCTTGCCCACTCGACCTCATGGCAACCGAGTCCGGCAGAAAGCTGCGTGGGGTCCTTCGAAGCCAGCTGGGAAAGGCGCCACGCGGACGCCAGCGAAGGAGCGATATCGTCCATGCGGATATTCAAGAGTTGTTGATCACCGGCTGTCGGGATGCCCAAACGTCAGCCGATGCCGATATCGGAGGGACCTATAACGGGGCCTTGACCTATTACTTAGTTGAGGCGATCAAAGAAGCTGAGGGCAAATTGACCTATCGGGAGCTCCATCAGCAGACAGTCACGAAACTGAAGAAGAACGATTTCGATCAGGTTCCACAACTGGAAGGGCGGAAGACTTCATTCGATCGCCAATTTCTCAGTTAA
- a CDS encoding CHAT domain-containing protein has translation MSTKLRIFGLPTSTENAKTAVRGELLPERADQSEGHLLDAVEVLGAFDVGATARAAGEGPIAIDAEDDDLIEFVLEDGVSIWTSVAAYRDRRYRLKPELRKTKELDIESVLGPGTPSRGVRSDIATGALRILRLKRDEIWEQAEDPAKWPDWLKQYGFTKFDALGSWLTTKLIIWLIEKQLDPQEGLYRWAKPQSEHAPALTSPGTIHSGKPLLLFIHGTASSTKGSFGGLHTDDASSEWEALTQTFKDDIYAFEHRTMSQSPIDNALTLANALPDGAQLSLVSHSRGGQVADLLCLQELSSEHIGQFRRKGGPSIQADQHDRKQLAELAKVLQRKKFQITRLIRVACPTQGTLLASENLDRFLSVLTSLIGLIPGVGQSPLHHVAKRITLEVVKGRWNPSQLPGLESMVPRSPLVALLNHPEIAAAGDLGVVAGDIEGENWFKRLGVFMTDAFLYENQDNDLVVNTQSMFHGVRRVRASRYVFDQGSDVSHFRYFRNARTRHLLVQSITNSGEQWPPEFRSLEEAKVEPVPMLRSIQTRSGASQPVVFVLPGIMGSELQADGEDVWLSYWSLLRGHIGKIAMGAPNVTVPRLVSSYYRALCDYLADSHEVIPFGYDWRHSITLAASQLAGEVKKVAERTREPIRFIAHSMGGLVVRRFIHDHPELWTALCERKGSRFIMLGTPNRGSYDMVESLSGMAKTVKQLALLDLDHTTSEIVDIVAAYQGALELLPHEKDEKNNWKYFSADTWAGLRPVMESKVRLNAQLLSAAKTAVQDLPEKIPHADCIRYVAGWAPKTVCGIQVADGRLLFQATAEGDGRVTYKAGLLPDIPVWYVDAEHGDLADHQPAFAAYRELLDEGVTTRLSTSPLSADRGGASIFEYESEPVLYPTAADLEAGLLGKKQKSLQVRTSDKLRVSVLHGDLKHTNHPILMSHYEGDTIAGAERIVDGLVGKALSQRYHLGRYPGRSGTVAVVLAPPNAIQKSLGVQHGAIVIGLGKWSVLRPSALTQAVQQGVMEYGLHINQSNGLADPSMGASGLTINSLLIGSNTSANIAVEDSVNAIVRGVVLANRALANPSVKKENHALPRVTHIQFVELYLDVAVDAAKSIQRVAKRIERELETELEVDPRLNKGKDGQTRLVPTSSEGYWRRWTITAVPNVPAPEAVSLPPALKHRLRTILQADPERDPQIWNALLELGFREEKHAPRRPFKLRYLALSDRARAEVTVQENQPELIAQLIQRSIRQPTFKQDMAKTLFQLLIPPDLKDSLLNQDRVVFILDDVTANYPWELMIDTDKPLCVRMGMIRQLETVDYDKRPRDTTSTSAYVVGDPLTPSNYPELPGARKEAELVASLLSKGKYEVTHSNQRLGALEVLNQLFARPYRIIHIAGHGYYSEADIETAGAKAGVVLDDGLFLTAAEIAMLDPIPELVFLNCCYLGQIGGTAYNKMAASISRELIRKGVRAVVAAGWPVRDDAALCFAQAFYTKLLENRSFGRALEEARRQTWTRFPESNTWGAYQAYGDPDFCLDPASRAYALDLDDVPVAVEEALVKLERLSRNENPVKIQQSCASDWLKQGPLQERLGAVYGERGFFKEATQHYKQAAESEDSSNPATLRAIEQWINLTVRLGETDGDTTIIDTAIERGKHLLAIAETAERLNIMGSAYKRLARLESDPSKMNTHLEQSAGYYRRAAKRLQDEGTPDPYPIINELVVQALLGKKGFDIESLLAKCESLAQQRFYATRSAWDAVTIADVALIRAFLRRTLLQEGDTLVAQYRSAFAESAASQREQDSALTQMTFVRDILKKLPFSREQAIKTTIESLEYIREQLQPQKKAEDPARITTKQSAASSSSSKTSTKRKPAKNPGREKAARRFKPARKR, from the coding sequence ATGAGTACCAAGCTCCGGATTTTCGGCCTACCTACCTCAACGGAGAACGCTAAAACTGCGGTTCGAGGGGAGTTGCTTCCCGAGCGCGCTGATCAATCCGAGGGTCACTTGCTTGATGCTGTAGAGGTTCTTGGTGCCTTTGATGTGGGTGCAACGGCTCGCGCCGCAGGTGAGGGGCCCATCGCGATTGATGCCGAAGATGACGATCTCATCGAGTTCGTCCTCGAAGACGGCGTATCGATTTGGACATCGGTCGCAGCCTATCGAGATCGACGATATCGGTTGAAGCCAGAATTGCGAAAAACGAAGGAACTGGACATCGAATCGGTTCTTGGACCTGGCACTCCGAGCAGAGGAGTGAGGTCGGATATCGCGACAGGTGCGTTGCGAATCCTACGGCTGAAACGGGATGAGATCTGGGAGCAGGCGGAAGATCCAGCTAAATGGCCGGACTGGCTCAAACAGTACGGGTTTACCAAATTTGATGCACTCGGAAGCTGGCTCACGACGAAGCTCATCATCTGGCTGATCGAGAAACAACTTGATCCTCAAGAAGGACTCTATCGTTGGGCGAAGCCACAGTCAGAACATGCTCCCGCGCTGACATCTCCTGGCACGATCCATTCAGGTAAACCTCTTCTGCTTTTCATCCATGGAACGGCGTCCAGTACGAAAGGCAGTTTTGGAGGGCTGCACACGGACGATGCCTCCTCCGAATGGGAGGCGCTCACACAAACCTTCAAGGATGACATTTACGCCTTTGAACACCGCACCATGAGTCAGAGCCCGATCGATAATGCGTTGACTCTGGCGAACGCACTTCCGGACGGAGCGCAACTGTCTCTGGTTTCACATTCGCGCGGGGGGCAGGTTGCCGACTTACTGTGTCTTCAGGAGCTGTCGTCCGAACATATCGGTCAGTTCAGGCGGAAAGGCGGCCCATCGATCCAGGCAGACCAACATGATCGCAAGCAGTTGGCAGAGCTCGCGAAAGTTCTTCAACGGAAAAAGTTTCAAATCACTCGGCTCATCCGTGTGGCGTGCCCCACGCAAGGGACGTTGCTGGCCTCGGAGAATTTGGATCGCTTTCTCTCAGTCTTGACCAGCCTGATCGGTCTGATTCCCGGCGTCGGCCAGTCTCCGCTGCACCATGTTGCCAAGCGCATCACGCTCGAAGTGGTCAAGGGCCGCTGGAATCCATCCCAGCTTCCGGGCCTTGAGTCGATGGTTCCCCGATCCCCTCTCGTTGCGTTGCTCAATCACCCGGAGATTGCGGCTGCCGGTGACCTCGGCGTCGTGGCAGGAGACATTGAAGGTGAAAACTGGTTCAAACGGTTGGGGGTCTTCATGACCGACGCCTTCTTGTATGAGAATCAAGACAATGACCTGGTTGTCAACACTCAATCCATGTTCCATGGGGTGCGCCGCGTCAGGGCGTCCCGCTATGTTTTCGACCAGGGGTCCGATGTCTCGCATTTCCGCTATTTCAGGAATGCCCGCACTCGCCATTTACTGGTTCAGTCGATTACGAACTCCGGGGAGCAATGGCCTCCTGAATTTCGCTCGCTCGAAGAAGCCAAGGTGGAACCGGTTCCCATGTTGCGTTCCATTCAAACGAGATCCGGGGCCAGCCAGCCGGTGGTGTTCGTGCTTCCGGGAATCATGGGTTCGGAGTTGCAGGCAGATGGTGAGGATGTGTGGTTGAGTTATTGGAGCCTCCTCCGGGGCCATATCGGCAAAATCGCCATGGGTGCACCGAACGTCACCGTCCCTCGACTTGTCAGCTCCTACTACCGCGCCCTGTGCGACTATCTGGCGGATTCCCATGAAGTCATCCCCTTCGGCTACGATTGGCGTCACTCCATTACACTGGCCGCCTCTCAGCTGGCAGGCGAAGTGAAAAAGGTAGCGGAACGGACTCGTGAGCCGATCCGATTCATCGCCCACAGTATGGGCGGCCTGGTGGTTCGTCGGTTCATCCATGACCACCCGGAACTCTGGACGGCGTTGTGTGAGCGGAAGGGGTCCCGGTTTATCATGCTCGGAACGCCCAACCGAGGATCCTACGATATGGTCGAGTCACTGTCCGGAATGGCAAAGACAGTGAAGCAACTTGCCTTACTCGATCTTGATCACACCACGAGCGAAATCGTGGACATTGTAGCAGCCTATCAGGGTGCGCTCGAACTCTTGCCCCATGAAAAGGACGAGAAGAACAATTGGAAATACTTTTCAGCCGACACCTGGGCAGGGCTACGGCCGGTCATGGAGTCGAAAGTCCGGCTCAACGCACAGCTACTTTCGGCCGCAAAGACCGCCGTCCAGGACCTTCCCGAAAAGATCCCCCACGCCGATTGTATTCGCTATGTGGCGGGATGGGCCCCCAAGACCGTATGCGGAATACAGGTCGCGGACGGTCGCCTGCTCTTTCAAGCCACGGCAGAAGGCGACGGACGCGTGACCTACAAAGCGGGCCTTCTTCCGGACATTCCCGTTTGGTATGTCGATGCCGAGCACGGCGACTTAGCGGACCACCAGCCCGCGTTCGCTGCCTATCGAGAATTACTCGATGAAGGCGTGACCACTCGCCTCTCCACATCGCCGCTGAGCGCCGATCGAGGCGGCGCCTCGATCTTCGAGTATGAATCCGAGCCCGTCCTCTATCCCACCGCAGCCGACTTGGAGGCCGGTCTTCTCGGCAAAAAACAGAAATCCCTCCAAGTACGGACCTCTGACAAGCTCCGTGTATCCGTGTTGCACGGAGATCTCAAGCACACCAATCATCCCATCCTGATGAGCCACTACGAAGGCGACACCATTGCCGGAGCGGAGCGGATCGTAGACGGCCTTGTCGGGAAGGCCTTGTCGCAACGCTACCACTTGGGCCGTTATCCGGGACGATCGGGGACGGTGGCCGTCGTGCTGGCCCCGCCCAATGCTATTCAGAAATCCTTGGGTGTGCAACATGGCGCGATTGTCATCGGACTCGGCAAGTGGAGCGTATTGAGGCCTTCGGCACTCACCCAAGCCGTCCAGCAGGGTGTGATGGAGTATGGCCTGCACATCAACCAGTCCAACGGCTTGGCGGACCCATCGATGGGGGCATCGGGACTCACGATCAACAGTTTGCTGATCGGATCAAATACCTCCGCCAACATTGCCGTGGAGGATTCGGTCAATGCCATTGTGCGCGGCGTCGTTTTGGCCAATCGTGCCCTCGCAAATCCTTCCGTCAAGAAAGAGAACCATGCATTGCCTCGCGTGACACACATCCAGTTCGTCGAACTCTATCTCGATGTAGCGGTCGATGCGGCAAAGTCCATACAGCGCGTGGCCAAGCGTATCGAACGCGAACTCGAAACGGAGCTTGAGGTGGATCCTCGATTAAATAAGGGCAAAGACGGTCAGACCCGGCTGGTTCCGACGAGCAGCGAAGGGTACTGGCGCCGGTGGACCATCACTGCGGTCCCCAACGTTCCTGCTCCCGAAGCCGTGAGCCTGCCGCCAGCCCTGAAGCATCGCCTCCGCACCATATTGCAAGCGGATCCGGAAAGAGATCCTCAGATTTGGAATGCCCTCCTTGAGTTAGGCTTCAGAGAGGAGAAACACGCACCTCGCCGGCCTTTCAAACTCCGGTATCTTGCCCTCTCAGACAGAGCGAGAGCTGAAGTCACCGTGCAAGAGAACCAGCCTGAACTGATCGCTCAACTGATTCAACGATCCATCAGGCAACCGACGTTCAAGCAAGATATGGCCAAAACGCTCTTCCAATTATTGATTCCTCCCGACCTCAAGGACAGCCTCCTCAACCAGGATCGTGTGGTCTTCATTCTCGACGACGTGACGGCCAACTATCCCTGGGAGCTGATGATTGATACGGACAAGCCCCTCTGCGTTCGGATGGGCATGATCAGGCAACTTGAAACCGTCGACTACGATAAGCGCCCGCGAGACACCACTTCAACCAGCGCGTATGTGGTCGGAGATCCCCTCACTCCCTCCAACTATCCGGAGCTTCCTGGTGCTAGGAAGGAAGCGGAGCTCGTAGCTTCCTTGCTAAGCAAGGGTAAATATGAAGTGACCCACTCTAATCAACGGCTTGGAGCCCTCGAAGTCTTGAACCAACTCTTTGCTCGACCCTATCGCATCATCCACATTGCCGGACATGGCTATTACAGCGAGGCGGACATTGAAACGGCTGGGGCGAAGGCCGGCGTCGTGCTCGACGACGGCCTCTTTCTCACCGCCGCAGAGATAGCGATGCTGGATCCGATTCCGGAACTCGTGTTCCTCAACTGTTGCTACCTCGGTCAGATCGGCGGTACCGCCTACAATAAGATGGCCGCCAGCATCTCTCGCGAATTGATCAGGAAAGGCGTGCGAGCAGTCGTGGCAGCTGGGTGGCCTGTTCGAGACGACGCGGCCCTCTGTTTTGCGCAAGCGTTCTATACGAAACTCCTCGAGAACCGTTCCTTCGGTCGAGCGCTGGAAGAAGCCAGACGGCAAACGTGGACGAGATTTCCGGAATCCAACACATGGGGGGCATATCAGGCCTATGGAGATCCGGATTTCTGCCTCGATCCAGCTTCGCGAGCGTATGCCCTCGATCTTGACGATGTTCCCGTTGCCGTCGAGGAAGCCCTCGTCAAGCTCGAACGACTTTCTCGCAACGAAAACCCCGTCAAAATTCAGCAGAGCTGTGCGTCAGACTGGTTGAAACAGGGACCTCTTCAGGAGCGACTCGGAGCGGTCTACGGCGAGCGCGGCTTCTTCAAAGAAGCCACCCAACATTACAAACAGGCGGCCGAAAGCGAAGATTCTTCAAATCCTGCGACATTACGTGCGATTGAACAATGGATCAACCTCACCGTACGGCTCGGAGAGACAGACGGTGACACGACAATAATCGATACGGCTATCGAGAGAGGCAAGCATCTTCTCGCCATTGCGGAGACGGCAGAACGGCTGAACATCATGGGCAGCGCCTATAAGAGACTGGCACGACTGGAAAGCGATCCCTCCAAGATGAACACTCACCTGGAACAGTCGGCTGGTTATTACCGCCGAGCGGCCAAGCGGCTCCAGGACGAAGGAACACCGGATCCCTATCCGATCATCAATGAACTGGTAGTCCAGGCTCTGTTAGGGAAGAAGGGGTTCGATATCGAATCGTTGCTCGCGAAATGCGAGTCTCTGGCGCAACAGCGGTTTTACGCGACACGCAGTGCATGGGATGCGGTCACCATCGCCGATGTGGCACTCATCCGAGCGTTTCTTCGGCGGACACTCTTACAGGAAGGGGATACTCTTGTCGCGCAGTATCGATCGGCCTTTGCCGAATCGGCTGCATCTCAGCGAGAACAGGATTCAGCTCTGACTCAGATGACATTCGTAAGAGATATCCTCAAGAAACTTCCTTTTTCTAGGGAACAGGCCATCAAAACGACCATTGAATCTTTGGAGTATATCCGAGAGCAGTTGCAGCCACAGAAGAAGGCTGAGGATCCTGCACGAATCACAACAAAACAGTCTGCCGCCTCATCATCGAGTTCAAAGACCTCGACCAAACGGAAACCGGCGAAGAATCCCGGTCGGGAGAAGGCGGCGCGTCGGTTCAAGCCGGCAAGAAAACGCTAG